Proteins from one Sabethes cyaneus chromosome 2, idSabCyanKW18_F2, whole genome shotgun sequence genomic window:
- the LOC128735635 gene encoding uncharacterized protein LOC128735635, which yields MDGTGHCIKCDQQDSADNMVGCDSCSAWAHFGCVGVSDSIANSDRSWKCDNCKGDAVSRHSVASSHTSSRSRRAEIQLQLIEEQRELRLKQQAEEDAIRQKRISEEDEMRKRRAAEDERYLREKAELQMIAESSEVGSRKSGPSIRATRDRLQQWLIDHPPVVQSAQIVSEIQQPVTSGPSTSKQSEEPDGSSLIPQSSSTPRANQPGHVICSAFEIPATITQSTPTPVTTGVSGTIMTQPPDVLTQSYAESSILLMQSPNVPVSVGISSTVSNVVLTTSGSLQLSKTDIPIASTVSSQGNLLTHVTLAPIMATTSFNQSQLNQNVPYKSPSPAMPPPSVPQCAVDIFNISSTNPVTANMSWNISSVHSAPRVTIPHSITNPLYGGELPSLVPPAVNNNSRGVGLTSLEANVPNHNVVYGTGLPSQVSTSVSMQSTYSVAMSQCNPVLQSAGVIPSYPQLYSYPRMSTAVTSNTQSIQGPSTAQIAARQVIPRELPSFSGDPREWPLFYSSFRNSTETCGFTNAENLSRLQRSLKGQALDSVRCRLLIPESVPSVMETLRQLYGRPEILIHTVLQKVRAVSPPKSDNLPSLINFGLAVRDAVDHMIMSNLQDHLCNPMLLQELVEKMPSQLKMQWSVYKRSKSVVNLATFGEFMSEIVQTASDVTIPEIIDDPVVKAKNRDKQKLCLHAHAAMEDRGETEDQISGKKGCCCCSKLDHVIMNCEEFKELGVDGRWKIVRLKGLCKMCLIPHRRWPCRSGKECGVYGCRIRHHELLHSGNVISSGKPDRITSETSHHNHHASVPHSLFRYLPVTIHANNRKINIFAFLDDGSSATLIEDNIVAELGITGPVDTLLLSWTGDVTREETNSKRISVSVSGQMGLKQYNLNNVRTVSALKLPPQTLQYEELTNMYPHLKGLPIRSYSNAIPSMIIGVEHARLLTTLKVREGKDHDLIGAKTRLGWCVFGKTSKKADLVERLEFHDDLNNRELHERMRQFFLVEEAVVTRDLTPESELKARKVLEATTKHVGDRYETGLLWRQEDPVVPDSYSMALRRLVSLERKLSKNPELYKSVQEQVTLYEQKGYAHQITEKELKSTKPGKSWYLPLGIVQNPKKPGKIRLIWDAAARAGGMSFNDMLLKGPDMLTSLTDVLMRFSMRNVGVCGDIREMFHQIRIREQDKQFQRFLWRKYPAEAPQIYVMDVATFGATCSPCSAQYIKNMNARVWEKSYPKASEAIINAHYVDDFLDSVDTADEAVELVRDVQYVHQQAGFEIRNFSSNAPEVLDRLGESREPCSKTMNLEKPKHVERVLGLVWQPSLDVFTFDIGGHADIRKLIESEVVPTKRQVLRTIMTLFDPLGFVAHFTVGGKIIMQNVWKSGTNWDECIPEELVYEWRRWGYMLLQLEQVQVPRCFFGGVDGKQLTNMQIHMFVDGSENASACVAYLRIEDGDFVRCALVAAKTKVVPLKPLSIPRMELQAAMIGSRLLDSVCSAMTLPIRQRYLWSDSSTVLSWLRSDSRRYHQYVSCRVGEILTLTNVDEWRYVPSKLNVADDATKWGNGPSFDPTSRWFAGPSFLFLPESQWPVQKQNVYTDEELRPAHLYVHGSVVSQPLLQLNRFSKWERLLRTVAFLLRSVKRFRKEVVSGPLTSEELFQAENRLWKIVQAEVYYEELRILKHNKGNGAENSLQLAKSNSMYKLSPFLDEYGVIKMNSRVVAAASKHLRVAHPIILPKNHYLTLLLVDSYHRRFLHGNNETVCNEMRQKYQISSLRRVIKQVSQNCQYCHVYKAVPKYPMMAPLPTERLTPFIKPFTHTGIDYFGPILVKQGRSLVKRWIVLFTCLTIRAVHLEVAYSLSAHSCILAIRRFVARRGAPQSFMSDNGTNFAGASNILEAQLKKIGEECAVTFTNAQTSWHFNPPSAPHMGGSWERLVRSVKTAMKAMASDEILETVALEAESIVNSRPLTYIPLDTEQQEALTPNHFLLYGSQGIKQPISHLEYEGGTLRDSWKLAQCLIDLFWERWIKEYIPTITRRTKWFHPVKPLEPGDLVVVVDDTRRNGWARGRVIEAVKGADGQVRRALVQVKDGLLWRPAVKLALLEVHADKNEGTSQMTDLVPETTRVGGCSQ from the coding sequence ATGGACGGTACCGGACATTGTATCAAATGCGATCAACAAGATTCTGCCGACAACATGGTTGGCTGTGACTCTTGTTCTGCTTGGGCACACTTCGGATGTGTAGGTGTAAGTGATTCCATCGCCAACTCGGATCGAAGCTGGAAATGCGACAATTGTAAAGGCGATGCAGTAAGTCGCCATTCAGTTGCTAGTTCGCACACAAGTAGCCGATCTAGACGGGCGGAGATTCAACTACAGTTGATAGAGGAACAGCGTGAACTGAGACTGAAGCAGCAAGCAGAGGAGGACGCGATCCGGCAAAAACGCATCTCTGAAGAGGATGAAATGCGAAAGCGCAGGGCAGCAGAAGACGAAAGGTACCTGAGGGAGAAGGCGGAGCTTCAAATGATCGCGGAAAGTAGTGAAGTAGGGAGCAGGAAAAGTGGGCCTTCTATTCGAGCAACCCGTGACAGGCTACAGCAGTGGTTAATAGATCATCCACCAGTGGTGCAATCGGCACAGATAGTCAGTGAAATCCAACAACCCGTTACTTCTGGCCCAAGTACGTCGAAGCAATCTGAAGAACCCGACGGTTCATCATTGATTCCGCAGTCCAGTTCCACGCCGCGGGCAAATCAGCCAGGGCACGTTATTTGTAGTGCGTTTGAAATCCCAGCAACTATAACCCAATCGACACCTACGCCGGTGACCACTGGTGTATCTGGTACAATAATGACGCAACCTCCAGACGTCCTTACGCAGTCTTACGCAGAATCTTCCATTCTATTAATGCAATCGCCGAATGTTCCCGTATCCGTTGGAATTTCAAGTACAGTATCTAATGTAGTTCTAACCACTAGTGGTAGTTTACAATTAAGTAAAACTGATATACCGATAGCTAGTACCGTTAGTTCACAAGGTAATTTACTAACTCACGTTACTTTGGCACCGATAATGGCTACTACTAGTTTTAATCAGTCACAGTTGAATCAAAACGTACCATACAAAAGTCCCTCGCCCGCAATGCCTCCGCCAAGCGTACCGCAATGTGCGGTCGATATATTCAATATctcttcaacaaatccagtAACAGCAAACATGTCCTGGAATATAAGCTCAGTTCATAGTGCTCCTAGAGTTACGATCCCTCATTCCATTACCAACCCTCTTTATGGGGGAGAACTGCCGTCTCTCGTACCCCCTGCAGTTAATAACAACTCGCGTGGTGTGGGACTAACGTCTCTTGAAGCAAACGTGCCTAATCATAATGTTGTGTATGGCACAGGATTACCATCTCAGGTTTCAACTTCTGTCTCTATGCAGTCAACGTACAGTGTGGCTATGTCCCAGTGCAATCCAGTGTTACAGTCAGCCGGTGTTATTCCAAGCTATCCACAATTGTATTCGTATCCTAGGATGAGTACTGCCGTTACCTCAAATACCCAGAGCATACAGGGACCTTCCACAGCGCAAATAGCAGCACGCCAAGTCATTCCGCGAGAACTACCCTCGTTCTCCGGTGATCCACGTGAGTGGCCACTCTTTTATAGTTCCTTCCGAAACAGTACGGAAACATGTGGTTTCACAAACGCAGAAAATCTCTCAAGACTACAAAGAAGCTTAAAGGGGCAGGCACTAGACTCAGTTAGATGCCGCCTGCTGATACCGGAATCAGTGCCGTCGGTCATGGAAACGCTACGACAACTGTATGGTCGACCGGAGATTCTTATTCACACGGTACTGCAAAAGGTGCGCGCAGTCTCTCCACCTAAGAGTGACAATTTACCCTCGCTCATTAACTTCGGCCTGGCGGTTCGGGACGCGGTGGATCATATGATCATGTCCAACCTGCAAGACCACCTTTGTAATCCCATGCTATTACAAGAACTCGTGGAAAAAATGCCATCGCAATTGAAGATGCAGTGGTCTGTCTATAAGCGATCGAAATCCGTAGTCAACCTGGCGACGTTCGGGGAATTCATGTCTGAAATAGTTCAAACGGCGTCTGATGTAACCATCCCAGAGATAATAGATGATCCTGTCGTGAAAGCTAAGAATCGTGATAAGCAAAAGTTGTGCCTGCATGCACATGCGGCAATGGAAGATCGAGGAGAGACCGAAGATCAAATATCGGGAAAGaaaggttgctgctgctgtagcAAATTAGACCATGTGATAATGAATTGCGAAGAGTTTAAAGAACTGGGTGTCGACGGTCGATGGAAAATTGTAAGACTGAAGGGGCTCTGTAAGATGTGTCTTATCCCGCACCGAAGGTGGCCTTGTCGGTCGGGAAAGGAATGTGGAGTATATGGATGCCGCATTCGTCACCATGAGCTCTTGCACTCTGGCAATGTGATATCATCGGGCAAGCCAGATAGAATCACAAGTGAAACCTCTCATCACAACCATCACGCGTCCGTTCCCCATTCACTTTTTCGATATCTTCCGGTTACCATCCACGCAAATAACCGGAAAATTAATATCTTCGCTTTCTTAGACGATGGTTCCTCAGCTACACTTATTGAAGATAACATCGTGGCAGAATTAGGAATCACAGGTCCAGTCGACACACTTCTTCTAAGCTGGACTGGCGACGTAACGCGCGAAGAGACAAATTCCAAGCGAATCAGTGTATCGGTTTCGGGGCAGATGGGGCTGAAACAGTATAACCTTAATAACGTACGCACAGTAAGCGCATTGAAGCTGCCACCGCAAACATTACAGTACGAGGAACTTACAAATATGTATCCGCACTTGAAAGGCCTCCCTATCCGCAGTTATTCAAACGCGATTCCATCCATGATAATTGGTGTGGAGCATGCCCGTCTTTTAACGACGCTGAAGGTACGAGAAGGGAAAGACCACGATCTGATTGGAGCTAAGACACGACTAGGTTGGTGCGTGTTCGGTAAGACTTCGAAAAAAGCGGATTTAGTAGAGCGACTAGAATTTCATGACGACCTTAACAATCGGGAGCTTCATGAGCGGATGCGACAATTCTTTTTAGTTGAAGAAGCCGTCGTGACAAGGGATCTTACACCGGAAAGTGAATTGAAAGCTCGCAAAGTACTTGAAGCGACCACTAAGCACGTTGGCGACCGGTATGAGACGGGATTACTCTGGAGGCAGGAGGATCCCGTTGTGCCTGATAGTTACTCGATGGCTCTTCGAAGATTGGTTTCTCTGGAGAGAAAGCTTAGCAAGAATCCAGAGCTCTATAAAAGTGTTCAGGAACAGGTCACGTTGTATGAGCAGAAAGGGTACGCTCATCAAATCACCGAAAAGGAGCTGAAATCCACAAAGCCTGGTAAATCTTGGTACCTACCGCTGGGGATAGTTCAGAACCCGAAGAAACCAGGAAAAATACGGTTAATCTGGGATGCTGCCGCACGAGCTGGTGGGATGTCCTTCAATGATATGCTGCTCAAGGGGCCTGATATGTTGACATCGTTGACGGACGTTTTAATGCGGTTCAGTATGCGCAATGTTGGGGTATGTGGAGATATTCGTGAAATGTTCCACCAAATTCGCATCCGGGAACAGGATAAGCAATTTCAACGCTTTCTGTGGCGGAAGTATCCAGCGGAAGCACCACAAATTTATGTGATGGATGTAGCAACTTTCGGAGCGACGTGCTCACCATGCTCAGCACAATATATCAAGAATATGAACGCTCGAGTATGGGAAAAATCATACCCGAAAGCTTCCGAAGCGATTATCAATGCGCATTACGTAGATGATTTTCTGGATAGCGTCGATACAGCAGATGAAGCAGTGGAATTAGTTCGGGATGTGCAGTACGTTCACCAGCAGGCCGGATTCGAGATTAGAAATTTCTCTTCCAATGCCCCGGAGGTATTGGACCGTCTGGGGGAGTCGAGGGAACCATGCAGCAAAACCATGAATTTGGAGAAACCCAAACATGTGGAAAGAGTGCTCGGGTTGGTATGGCAGCCGTCACTAGACGTCTTTACGTTTGACATCGGAGGTCATGCAGACATTCGAAAGCTCATTGAGAGTGAAGTCGTGCCAACGAAGCGCCAAGTACTGAGAACGATTATGACACTGTTTGACCCTTTAGGATTCGTAGCTCATTTCACTGTAGGCGGGAAAATTATCATGCAGAATGTGTGGAAATCTGGTACAAACTGGGACGAGTGCATTCCGGAAGAGTTAGTGTATGAATGGCGCAGATGGGGTTATATGTTGTTGCAACTGGAACAAGTGCAAGTTCCTCGATGTTTCTTCGGAGGTGTAGATGGAAAGCAACTGACGAATATGCAGATTCACATGTTCGTAGATGGAAGTGAGAACGCGAGTGCTTGCGTGGCATATTTGCGGATCGAAGATGGAGACTTTGTACGGTGCGCCTTGGTGGCGGCAAAAACAAAGGTGGTTCCGTTAAAACCACTCTCAATCCCTCGTATGGAATTGCAGGCTGCGATGATAGGTAGTCGTCTACTAGATAGTGTTTGCTCCGCTATGACTTTGCCTATACGGCAGCGGTACCTGTGGTCCGACTCTTCCACGGTTCTTTCGTGGCTTCGGTCAGACAGTCGTCGATATCACCAGTATGTATCCTGTAGAGTAGGGGAGATATTGACTCTGACAAACGTCGACGAATGGAGGTACGTGCCCTCAAAGCTAAATGTTGCCGATGATGCGACCAAATGGGGAAATGGCCCTAGTTTCGACCCCACAAGCCGATGGTTCGCAGGACCAAGCTTCTTGTTCCTTCCTGAGAGCCAATGGCCCGTACAAAAGCAAAACGTCTATACGGACGAGGAGCTACGACCTGCACATCTCTACGTGCATGGTTCTGTCGTCAGTCAGCCGCTCTTACAATTAAATCGTTTCTCCAAATGGGAGAGGCTCCTGCGTACTGTAGCATTTTTGCTGAGATCAGTGAAGCGGTTTCGAAAAGAAGTAGTGTCTGGACCACTCACCAGCGAAGAGCTTTTCCAGGCCGAGAATCGATTGTGGAAAATAGTGCAGGCAGAGGTATATTACGAAGAACTACGGATATTAAAACACAATAAGGGAAACGGAGCCGAAAATTCGCTACAGTTGGCGAAATCGAATTCAATGTATAAGTTGTCGCCTTTTCTGGACGAGTATGGGGTGATAAAAATGAATAGCAGAGTTGTAGCTGCAGCAAGTAAGCATCTACGAGTTGCCCATCCCATCATACTACCGAAAAACCACTACCTAACGTTATTGCTTGTCGACAGCTATCACCGTCGCTTTCTTCACGGCAATAATGAAACGGTGTGCAACGAAATGAGGCAGAAATATCAAATTTCGTCATTGCGGCGCGTCATTAAACAAGTTTCCCAGAACTGTCAGTACTGTCACGTCTACAAGGCTGTGCCTAAGTACCCGATGATGGCACCGTTGCCAACAGAAAGGCTTACGCCCTTCATTAAACCGTTTACACACACAGGGATTGACTATTTCGGACCAATCCTGGTCAAACAAGGGCGCAGCCTGGTGAAACGCTGGATAGTCTTATTTACATGCCTGACAATACGTGCGGTGCACTTGGAAGTTGCCTATAGTTTGTCGGCACACTCTTGTATCCTTGCTATCAGGAGATTTGTTGCTCGTCGAGGCGCTCCTCAGTCATTCATGTCCGACAACGGGACTAACTTCGCAGGGGCGAGCAACATTTTAGAAGCGCAGTTAAAGAAAATTGGCGAAGAATGTGCGGTGACATTTACTAATGCTCAAACTTCTTGGCATTTCAACCCACCGTCTGCACCACACATGGGAGGTTCGTGGGAGCGGCTAGTGCGATCCGTAAAGACAGCGATGAAGGCAATGGCTAGTGACGAAATTTTGGAGACGGTAGCATTAGAAGCGGAATCGATCGTCAATAGCAGACCTCTAACTTATATTCCCCTAGATACCGAACAACAAGAGGCTCTAACACCAAATCACTTCCTTCTATACGGATCACAAGGAATCAAGCAACCAATAAGTCACTTGGAGTATGAAGGAGGTACCCTTCGAGATAGCTGGAAATTGGCGCAATGCCTGATAGATCTATTTTGGGAAAGATGGATAAAGGAGTATATTCCTACGATCACTAGACGTACGAAGTGGTTTCATCCAGTGAAGCCGCTCGAGCCTGGAGATTTAGTCGTGGTGGTAGACGACACTCGGAGGAACGGGTGGGCTAGAGGACGAGTCATAGAAGCGGTGAAAGGTGCAGACGGTCAAGTCCGGCGTGCGCTGGTTCAAGTCAAGGATGGGTTACTATGGCGACCTGCTGTTAAACTGGCTCTGCTGGAAGTACATGCAGATAAGAACGAAGGAACGAGCCAGATGACTGACCTAGTTCCCGAAACCACACGGGTGGGGGGATGTTCACAGTAA